The following are encoded together in the Pedobacter sp. D749 genome:
- a CDS encoding nucleoside phosphorylase produces the protein MKISESDLIINPDGSIYHLNLLPGDIADTVITVGDPDRVGEVSKYFDQIEFKKGKREFITHTGYIGKKRVTVLSTGIGTDNIDIVFNELDALVNVDFETREVKKELTSLNIIRVGTSGAVQPDIPMGTILASSHGLGMDALMNYYLQQLSGDEQLLMDDIKIHFGHLKNINPYLTAADEGLLNTIGKDMVHGITITAPGFYAPQGRIVRAKNAVPDFIGLINSFQSNQYRITNLEMETAGIYALAKVLGHKALSVNAILASRVKFEFSNEPDKIVEQAIKTVLERI, from the coding sequence ATGAAAATATCCGAAAGCGACTTAATTATCAATCCTGATGGCAGCATCTACCACTTAAATCTTCTGCCTGGAGATATTGCAGATACCGTAATTACCGTGGGCGACCCAGACCGTGTTGGCGAAGTGAGTAAATATTTCGACCAGATAGAATTTAAAAAAGGAAAGCGGGAATTTATTACCCATACCGGTTATATAGGTAAAAAGAGGGTAACTGTACTTTCAACAGGTATTGGTACAGATAACATTGATATCGTTTTTAATGAACTGGATGCGCTGGTAAACGTCGATTTCGAAACCCGTGAAGTAAAAAAAGAATTGACCTCACTGAATATTATCCGTGTAGGCACATCAGGAGCCGTTCAGCCAGACATCCCCATGGGAACGATTTTAGCCTCCTCCCATGGTTTGGGTATGGATGCTTTAATGAATTATTACCTGCAGCAATTATCTGGCGATGAGCAACTTTTAATGGATGACATCAAGATACATTTTGGTCATTTAAAAAATATCAACCCCTACTTAACAGCTGCCGATGAAGGTCTTTTAAATACCATTGGCAAAGATATGGTTCATGGCATCACCATTACTGCTCCGGGTTTTTACGCTCCACAAGGCAGGATAGTACGGGCGAAAAATGCAGTTCCCGATTTCATCGGACTTATTAATAGTTTCCAGAGCAACCAGTATCGCATTACCAATTTAGAAATGGAAACAGCAGGGATTTACGCATTAGCAAAAGTTTTGGGACATAAAGCACTTTCGGTAAATGCTATCTTAGCCAGTCGCGTGAAATTCGAATTCAGTAATGAGCCTGATAAAATTGTAGAACAGGCCATTAAAACGGTGTTGGAAAGGATTTAA
- a CDS encoding OmpA family protein: MNTRITKSTMLVALLGLSSQLFAQDTPTTTSTTGRFSPKEFRTWSIGVHGGLLTPRTIFGNSNHQFQTPVEHIGYGGYIKKQILPQLGIQADFLAGKVEELRIANGVDAAGNTTYAANTGYKTNIQWSGALSAVWNVANININNENAVIIPYLKAGAGYMSSGATTMPANTQDAGYYREGWFVPVGAGFKLGVAKGINVDLGYDVNFVKSAKFDGVNSGANDRFAYAHAGLEFALGSKEKPQLQNYSSLANLRQQSAEESAELRRALSTAEQNAQRDREQYAKDLGDDDNDGVANKFDKCPGTASGTVVDGSGCPIKVKREVIKETRVITEEDRKVVKDAISNLEFDLGKSTIRSKSYATLNRVAGLLVDKNFSLKLAGHTDNTGGRELNLRLSKDRAESVKAYLVSQGANASRIEATGYGPDQPIATNKTAAGRQQNRRVEFTLY; the protein is encoded by the coding sequence ATGAATACGAGAATTACAAAATCAACAATGTTGGTTGCATTATTGGGTTTATCATCACAATTGTTTGCCCAGGATACACCAACAACTACGAGTACCACTGGGCGTTTCTCTCCTAAAGAATTTCGTACCTGGTCAATAGGTGTACATGGAGGTTTGCTAACCCCAAGAACTATTTTTGGCAACTCTAATCACCAATTTCAAACTCCAGTAGAACACATCGGTTATGGTGGTTACATTAAAAAACAAATTTTACCTCAATTAGGCATCCAAGCAGATTTCCTTGCAGGTAAAGTTGAAGAATTAAGAATCGCAAATGGTGTTGATGCTGCCGGAAATACAACTTACGCTGCAAACACTGGTTACAAAACCAACATCCAATGGTCTGGAGCTTTATCAGCAGTTTGGAATGTTGCCAACATTAACATTAATAATGAAAATGCGGTAATCATCCCTTACTTAAAAGCCGGTGCTGGTTACATGTCATCTGGTGCTACAACTATGCCAGCTAACACACAAGATGCAGGTTATTACAGAGAAGGCTGGTTTGTACCAGTAGGTGCCGGTTTTAAATTGGGTGTTGCCAAAGGTATCAATGTAGATTTAGGTTACGATGTAAATTTTGTTAAATCTGCTAAGTTTGATGGGGTTAACTCTGGTGCTAACGACAGATTTGCTTATGCACACGCAGGTTTAGAATTTGCTTTAGGAAGTAAAGAAAAACCTCAGTTACAAAACTACAGCTCATTGGCTAACTTACGTCAGCAAAGTGCTGAAGAAAGTGCTGAATTAAGAAGAGCATTATCTACTGCTGAGCAAAATGCACAACGCGATAGAGAGCAATATGCTAAAGACCTTGGCGATGACGATAATGATGGTGTAGCTAACAAATTCGACAAATGTCCTGGCACTGCTTCAGGTACAGTTGTTGATGGTTCTGGTTGCCCAATCAAAGTTAAACGTGAAGTAATTAAAGAAACCAGAGTAATTACTGAAGAAGATCGTAAAGTGGTTAAAGATGCGATTTCTAACTTAGAATTCGATTTAGGTAAATCAACTATCCGTTCTAAATCATACGCTACTTTAAATCGTGTTGCTGGTTTATTGGTAGATAAAAACTTTAGCTTAAAATTAGCTGGTCACACTGATAATACCGGTGGCAGAGAGTTAAACTTACGTTTATCTAAAGACAGAGCTGAATCAGTAAAAGCTTACTTAGTATCTCAAGGTGCAAATGCATCACGAATTGAAGCTACAGGTTACGGACCTGACCAGCCAATTGCAACAAATAAAACTGCAGCTGGCCGTCAACAAAACCGTCGTGTAGAGTTTACTTTATACTAA
- a CDS encoding aldose epimerase family protein, giving the protein MSVQQIPTGKIIDGEEVIAIELTNSKGTYVKIFNYGAIINKFIVKNAKGEMQDIVLGFDTFDEYLNPDYLTQYPYLGAVVGRYANRIKNGRFTIDGEDYQLAQNAGTDTLHGGIEGFDKKVWDIVEVGEGQQSSVTLQYESVDGEENFPGNLIIDLTFELTENDELILSYEAETDQATAINLTHHGYFNLATEGGNVKNHKQQIFASNYLEQDSNYSVTGKLIPVEGTHLDFTKSKAIGQDWDEEEGYDQTYVLDKIYGDLSLAAKTIEEESGLVLSVYTTEPVAHLYTSKYLDVKNGKGGRDYGSFGAFCVETQHHPNAINIPEFPSTILRPEDLYTQTTIYKVSLNK; this is encoded by the coding sequence ATGAGCGTTCAGCAAATACCTACCGGAAAAATTATTGATGGCGAAGAAGTTATCGCAATCGAACTAACCAATAGTAAAGGCACTTATGTTAAAATATTCAATTATGGTGCGATCATTAACAAATTCATCGTTAAAAACGCCAAAGGTGAAATGCAGGATATTGTATTGGGCTTTGATACTTTCGACGAATACCTCAATCCGGATTACCTAACCCAGTATCCATATCTGGGCGCTGTTGTGGGGCGTTATGCCAATCGCATCAAAAATGGCCGGTTTACCATTGACGGAGAAGACTATCAACTGGCACAAAATGCTGGTACTGATACGCTACACGGCGGTATAGAAGGCTTTGATAAAAAAGTTTGGGATATTGTTGAAGTGGGCGAAGGGCAACAATCGTCGGTTACCTTACAATATGAAAGTGTGGATGGCGAAGAGAATTTCCCAGGCAACCTGATCATCGATCTTACTTTCGAACTTACCGAAAATGATGAGTTGATTTTAAGTTATGAAGCAGAGACTGATCAGGCTACCGCAATCAATTTAACACATCATGGTTATTTTAACCTGGCTACTGAAGGCGGAAACGTCAAAAACCATAAGCAACAGATTTTCGCTTCAAATTATTTAGAGCAGGACAGTAATTATTCGGTAACAGGTAAACTGATCCCTGTTGAAGGTACACACCTGGATTTTACAAAATCTAAGGCGATTGGGCAGGATTGGGATGAGGAAGAAGGTTACGACCAAACTTACGTTCTGGATAAAATCTATGGCGATTTATCGCTGGCAGCCAAAACAATTGAAGAAGAAAGTGGTTTAGTTTTAAGCGTATATACAACAGAACCTGTAGCACATCTTTATACCTCAAAATATTTGGATGTAAAAAATGGTAAAGGCGGAAGGGATTACGGCAGCTTCGGTGCTTTTTGTGTGGAAACACAGCATCACCCCAATGCAATAAACATTCCTGAATTTCCAAGTACCATATTAAGACCAGAAGATTTGTACACGCAAACAACCATTTACAAAGTTTCATTAAACAAATAA
- a CDS encoding DMT family transporter: MIYIILSICCSVTVAVLLKLAKRYQISIIQAVTINYLAALSLCFLFFKPDVKLINSTAPWPIYIALAILLPSIFLFLAASVKNLGIVKTDIAQRLSLFIPILAAYFIFKEDFNNLKIIGLLIGFVAIFLTFLRKSDQEKGSKGSLLFPIMVFVGFGVIDVLFKQIALYKELPYTTSLFTVFCLSFVVSLLIVITMVISGKIKLQLVNVVCGLILGFFNFGNILFYMKAHKALAENPSTVFAAMNLGVIIAGTLIGVIAFKEKLTKLNYVGIVLAIAAVIFITLSQNAVR, encoded by the coding sequence ATGATCTACATTATTTTAAGCATTTGCTGTAGTGTTACCGTAGCTGTATTATTAAAGCTGGCAAAACGGTACCAAATCAGTATTATTCAAGCCGTTACCATTAATTATCTTGCTGCACTAAGCTTATGTTTTCTTTTTTTTAAACCCGATGTCAAACTGATTAATTCTACTGCACCATGGCCTATTTATATTGCACTGGCTATTTTATTGCCGTCGATATTTTTATTCCTTGCTGCATCAGTAAAGAATCTTGGCATTGTTAAAACCGACATTGCGCAACGCTTGTCGCTATTTATTCCGATACTGGCGGCTTATTTTATTTTTAAAGAAGATTTTAATAACCTTAAAATTATTGGCCTTTTGATAGGTTTCGTTGCTATTTTCTTAACTTTTTTACGAAAATCCGATCAGGAAAAAGGCAGCAAAGGAAGCCTGCTTTTCCCTATTATGGTATTTGTCGGTTTTGGCGTAATCGATGTCCTTTTTAAACAAATTGCATTATATAAAGAACTGCCTTATACAACTTCGCTTTTCACAGTTTTCTGCCTTTCATTCGTCGTATCGCTGCTCATTGTGATCACCATGGTTATTTCGGGAAAAATAAAATTACAATTGGTTAATGTTGTTTGTGGACTGATTTTGGGCTTTTTTAACTTTGGCAACATTCTTTTTTACATGAAGGCTCATAAGGCATTGGCAGAAAATCCATCTACCGTTTTTGCAGCCATGAATTTAGGGGTAATTATTGCAGGTACATTAATTGGCGTAATTGCTTTTAAAGAAAAATTAACTAAACTGAATTATGTGGGGATAGTTTTGGCTATCGCTGCTGTTATCTTTATAACCTTATCACAAAATGCTGTTCGATGA
- a CDS encoding galactokinase gives MNINLEEKFAAQYHKKADAIYFTPGRVNLIGEHIDYNGGLVMPCAITLGTWLAIAPNNENKFRFKSLNFEMETTLESNVLNGKDGSHWTNYPIGVINEMIKDGKEITGLDFLFYGNIPIGSGLSSSASIEIATAYALNSYFNLGYDRLDLVKIAKRVENDFIGLNSGIMDQFAVAFGEKNKAIVLDCETLKYKMVDIDLGNYVLAIINTNKPRELADSKYNERVAECQTALKLLNEEITLHYLCELNAEKFALHSHLITDETILNRATHVVKENDRVHLAAKALNGGNLEEFGRLMYASHESLRTLYEVSGKELDTVVDFCTGYDHVIGARMTGAGFGGCAIALLEKGYEEDFAKHLTDYYVDKIGYPAAIYISEIGNGPIKL, from the coding sequence ATGAATATTAACCTTGAGGAAAAATTTGCAGCGCAATACCATAAAAAAGCCGATGCCATATATTTTACACCCGGTCGCGTTAACCTCATTGGCGAGCATATTGATTACAACGGCGGTCTGGTAATGCCCTGTGCCATTACCCTTGGAACCTGGTTGGCCATTGCGCCTAATAATGAAAACAAATTTAGGTTTAAGAGTCTGAATTTCGAGATGGAAACGACTCTTGAAAGCAATGTTTTAAATGGAAAAGATGGTAGCCATTGGACCAATTATCCTATAGGTGTAATTAATGAAATGATCAAAGATGGAAAAGAGATCACCGGACTGGATTTTCTTTTTTATGGAAATATCCCCATCGGATCAGGGCTTTCTTCTTCTGCATCGATTGAAATCGCTACGGCTTATGCTTTAAACAGTTACTTTAACCTGGGTTACGACCGATTAGATCTTGTTAAGATTGCCAAAAGGGTGGAGAATGATTTTATTGGCCTAAACTCAGGCATAATGGATCAATTTGCGGTTGCTTTCGGCGAAAAAAACAAAGCGATTGTTTTAGACTGCGAGACTTTAAAATATAAAATGGTTGATATTGATCTAGGGAACTATGTGCTGGCCATCATTAATACCAATAAACCGCGCGAACTGGCAGATTCTAAATATAATGAACGTGTTGCTGAATGTCAAACAGCCTTAAAGTTATTAAACGAAGAAATTACACTTCACTATCTTTGTGAGCTTAACGCTGAAAAGTTTGCTTTACACAGCCATTTAATAACAGATGAAACTATTTTAAACCGTGCAACACATGTAGTTAAGGAAAATGATCGGGTTCATTTGGCTGCTAAAGCATTAAACGGCGGAAACCTGGAAGAATTCGGCCGCCTGATGTATGCCTCACATGAATCGTTAAGAACACTATATGAAGTAAGCGGTAAAGAACTGGATACTGTAGTAGATTTCTGTACCGGCTATGACCATGTAATCGGTGCACGAATGACAGGCGCTGGCTTTGGTGGTTGTGCAATTGCATTACTGGAGAAAGGATACGAAGAAGACTTTGCAAAACACTTAACAGATTATTACGTAGATAAAATTGGCTACCCTGCAGCAATTTATATTAGCGAAATTGGTAATGGTCCAATTAAGTTGTAA
- a CDS encoding YigZ family protein produces the protein MLFDDSYKTIENTSEGIFRDKGSKFIAYAYPIRSEEEVKPIIMSLRATNAKANHFCYAYRLTPDRSVYRTNDDGEPSGTAGRPILNCLLSEDITNVLIVVVRYFGGTLLGVPGLINAYKNASIEAIKASKIIAKTVNDVYEAHFEYLQMNDVMKLSKEENLQILAQQFDTNCILKFEVRKAQLNQVLSKFDKIEGVKLKYLHTI, from the coding sequence ATGCTGTTCGATGATTCCTATAAAACCATCGAAAATACCTCAGAAGGTATATTTCGAGATAAGGGCAGCAAATTTATTGCTTATGCCTACCCAATCCGCAGTGAAGAAGAAGTAAAGCCAATCATTATGAGCCTGCGTGCTACTAATGCAAAGGCCAATCATTTTTGTTATGCTTACCGTTTAACGCCAGATCGGTCTGTTTATAGAACGAATGATGATGGAGAACCTTCTGGTACCGCCGGCAGGCCAATCCTGAATTGTTTATTATCAGAAGACATTACCAATGTTTTAATTGTAGTTGTGCGTTATTTTGGCGGCACCTTACTCGGAGTTCCGGGTTTAATTAACGCATACAAAAACGCTAGTATAGAAGCCATTAAAGCTTCAAAAATTATTGCGAAAACGGTTAATGATGTGTATGAAGCTCATTTCGAATACCTACAGATGAATGATGTAATGAAGTTGAGCAAAGAGGAAAATTTACAGATTTTAGCGCAACAGTTTGATACCAATTGTATCTTGAAATTTGAAGTGAGAAAGGCACAACTCAATCAGGTTTTGAGTAAATTTGATAAAATTGAAGGTGTTAAACTAAAATATCTCCACACAATTTAA
- the prmC gene encoding peptide chain release factor N(5)-glutamine methyltransferase gives MKVRELAEHYELELGALYDRNEAKALFTIAAEKVLALSSGKLIMQKDIDISFINMQKLLSILNDLQIGKPIQHILEEAHFYGLVFKVNENVLIPRPETEELVEWIISVCNTQFLVNSFESPKKLSMLDIGTGSGCIPITLKKHLPNIQVTTLDVSADAIEVAKQNAQQIGVEINFITADILTFQSEEKFDIIVSNPPYIRCLEKIEMHNNVLVYEPHLALFVSDENPLIFYKAIADFAKTNLKPYGQLFFEINEYLGEETIEMLAAKGFSNIELRKDMQGKDRMVKAGVLMEEV, from the coding sequence ATGAAGGTGAGAGAATTAGCCGAGCATTATGAACTGGAACTTGGCGCTTTATATGATCGTAATGAAGCAAAAGCATTATTTACTATTGCAGCCGAGAAGGTTTTAGCTTTATCTTCAGGTAAACTGATCATGCAAAAGGATATCGACATCAGCTTTATCAATATGCAAAAACTACTGAGCATCCTTAACGACCTGCAGATTGGAAAACCCATTCAGCATATTCTGGAGGAAGCCCATTTTTACGGTTTGGTTTTTAAAGTAAACGAAAATGTATTGATACCAAGACCTGAGACAGAGGAATTGGTAGAATGGATCATTTCAGTTTGCAATACACAGTTTTTAGTTAACAGTTTTGAGTCACCAAAAAAGCTAAGTATGCTTGATATTGGAACTGGATCTGGTTGTATCCCAATAACCCTTAAAAAACACTTACCAAACATTCAGGTAACCACTTTGGATGTATCTGCTGATGCTATCGAAGTTGCAAAACAGAATGCCCAGCAAATTGGTGTTGAAATCAATTTTATTACAGCAGATATTTTAACATTTCAATCTGAAGAAAAATTTGATATCATCGTAAGTAATCCGCCGTATATCAGATGTTTAGAAAAAATAGAGATGCATAACAACGTATTAGTATATGAACCACATCTGGCTTTATTTGTAAGCGACGAAAACCCTTTAATTTTTTATAAAGCCATCGCTGATTTTGCAAAAACCAATCTAAAACCTTATGGACAACTTTTCTTTGAAATTAATGAATATTTAGGTGAAGAGACTATTGAAATGTTAGCTGCTAAGGGATTTTCTAATATTGAGTTAAGGAAAGATATGCAAGGGAAAGATCGGATGGTTAAAGCAGGGGTTTTGATGGAAGAGGTGTAA
- a CDS encoding DUF1398 domain-containing protein, with product MFTIENIRAAESKIKTGADFPQFIKEIKELGVKRNDVYVSNGLSIYFDDEDNAQQLSPDEYPTLIINEESSAGKLEHALEVHQQGETDYITFCKQAADAGVEKWVTDLDEMTCTYLDTEGNELVKEKIRIV from the coding sequence ATGTTCACTATCGAAAACATCCGGGCAGCAGAATCAAAAATTAAAACTGGTGCAGATTTCCCGCAGTTTATAAAAGAAATTAAGGAATTGGGTGTTAAACGGAATGATGTTTATGTAAGCAATGGTTTATCGATCTATTTTGATGACGAAGATAATGCACAACAGCTGAGTCCTGATGAATATCCAACTTTGATTATCAATGAAGAATCTTCTGCAGGAAAATTGGAACACGCTTTAGAAGTACATCAACAAGGTGAAACAGATTATATTACCTTTTGTAAACAGGCGGCAGATGCGGGAGTGGAAAAATGGGTTACTGATCTTGATGAGATGACCTGCACTTATCTGGATACAGAAGGGAATGAACTCGTAAAAGAGAAGATACGAATAGTATAA
- a CDS encoding RNA methyltransferase: MRKLKLDELNRPDIEAFKAQEKLPVVVVLDNVRSMHNVGSIFRTADGFALEKVILCGITAQPPHREIEKTALGATQSVDWIHYTNTLQAVDALRDLGYEIIAIEQAENSTMLNTFTPDPNKKYALIFGNEVDGVSDEVMAKIDECIEIPQFGTKHSFNIVISAGIVFWDFFAKLRL, translated from the coding sequence ATGAGAAAATTAAAATTAGACGAGTTAAACCGTCCGGATATTGAAGCGTTTAAAGCACAGGAAAAATTACCTGTTGTAGTGGTTTTGGATAATGTGCGCAGTATGCACAATGTAGGTTCAATATTCCGTACTGCTGATGGATTTGCTTTAGAAAAAGTGATTCTTTGTGGCATAACTGCACAACCACCACACCGTGAGATTGAAAAAACGGCTCTGGGTGCTACACAATCGGTAGACTGGATTCACTATACAAACACTTTACAAGCTGTTGATGCCCTTAGGGATTTAGGATACGAAATTATTGCCATTGAACAGGCAGAGAATAGCACGATGCTAAATACTTTTACACCCGATCCCAATAAAAAATATGCGCTTATTTTCGGGAATGAAGTTGATGGTGTTAGCGATGAGGTAATGGCTAAAATTGATGAATGCATAGAAATTCCGCAATTTGGAACCAAACATTCTTTTAACATCGTAATTTCTGCTGGAATAGTATTTTGGGATTTCTTTGCTAAACTGAGGCTGTAA
- the aroQ gene encoding type II 3-dehydroquinate dehydratase, giving the protein MKIQIINGPNLNLLGVREPSIYGNTSIEDYIKELKSVYPEIEIEYYQSNVEGEIINKLHEVGFSYDGVVLNAGGYTHTSVAIADAIAAIKTPVVEVHISNIYAREEYRHVSLTGKNCQGVLTGFGMKGYRLAIESLLV; this is encoded by the coding sequence ATGAAAATACAAATTATTAATGGCCCAAACTTAAATCTATTGGGCGTTCGTGAGCCATCTATCTACGGAAATACCAGTATTGAAGATTACATTAAAGAATTAAAATCAGTTTATCCGGAGATCGAAATTGAATACTACCAAAGTAATGTGGAGGGCGAAATTATTAATAAACTACATGAAGTAGGTTTCAGTTATGATGGGGTAGTGCTTAATGCTGGTGGTTATACGCATACTTCTGTAGCCATTGCAGATGCTATAGCTGCCATTAAAACGCCTGTTGTTGAGGTACATATTTCAAATATCTATGCACGCGAAGAATACCGCCATGTTTCGTTGACGGGGAAAAACTGTCAGGGTGTTTTAACCGGGTTTGGAATGAAGGGTTACCGCCTGGCGATCGAAAGTTTGTTGGTTTAA
- the xerD gene encoding site-specific tyrosine recombinase XerD, whose protein sequence is MLWPSYIKGFKSYLKLERSLSGNSIAAYLNDIDKLIQYFQSLNEEPKLSDITIIDLKSFISWLNELGMLASTQARVISGLKAFFSYLMLEDIISNNPTALLEAPKLSRKLPDTLNIHEINELIAAIDASKPEGMRNKAIMEVLYGCGLRVTELTELRISSLFPQIEFIKVIGKGNKERLVPIGGVALKLLDIYINEVRVHANIKKGHEDFIFLNRSGAKLSRISIFNLIKSLAVATGLKKTISPHTLRHSFATHLIEGGADLRAVQEMLGHSSITTTEIYTHIDRDYLREVITQFHPRS, encoded by the coding sequence ATGCTTTGGCCATCATATATTAAAGGATTTAAGTCGTACCTGAAGTTAGAGCGGTCGTTATCTGGCAATTCTATAGCAGCTTACCTCAATGATATTGATAAGTTGATCCAGTATTTCCAATCTTTAAATGAAGAACCCAAATTAAGCGACATTACCATAATAGACCTAAAATCTTTCATTTCATGGTTAAATGAGCTTGGTATGCTTGCAAGTACACAGGCAAGGGTAATATCAGGATTAAAAGCTTTTTTCTCTTATCTAATGCTCGAAGATATAATCAGTAATAATCCTACTGCATTATTGGAAGCACCCAAACTGAGTCGAAAATTACCTGACACGCTTAATATCCACGAAATTAATGAGCTGATCGCTGCAATAGATGCTTCAAAACCCGAAGGGATGCGGAACAAAGCCATCATGGAAGTATTATATGGCTGTGGCTTACGTGTTACCGAACTAACAGAACTTAGAATTTCCAGTCTTTTTCCGCAAATCGAATTTATTAAAGTAATTGGAAAGGGAAATAAAGAGCGTTTGGTACCCATTGGGGGTGTAGCTTTAAAACTGCTCGACATTTACATTAACGAAGTTCGGGTACATGCAAATATTAAAAAAGGACATGAAGATTTTATCTTTTTAAACCGTTCTGGCGCTAAGCTTTCACGGATTTCTATTTTTAACCTGATTAAAAGCCTGGCCGTGGCCACGGGATTAAAGAAAACGATCAGTCCACATACATTAAGGCATTCATTCGCGACACATTTAATTGAAGGTGGTGCTGATTTGCGTGCGGTTCAGGAGATGTTGGGCCATTCAAGCATTACCACCACAGAAATTTATACGCACATTGATAGAGATTACTTAAGAGAGGTAATTACTCAGTTTCATCCGAGATCTTAA
- the ribD gene encoding bifunctional diaminohydroxyphosphoribosylaminopyrimidine deaminase/5-amino-6-(5-phosphoribosylamino)uracil reductase RibD gives MSDEFYVKRCLDLAILASGNVSPNPMVGCVIVVNGKIIGEGYHQEYGKSHAEPNAVKAVFDQYGDEAEAMLKQATAYVNLEPCAHFGKTPPCADLLVKHQLKKIVIGNRDPFSGVDGKGIEKLKNAGIEVVSGILDDDCRYFNRRFFTRIEKQRPYIILKWAETANGYFATKDGHQKWISGALAKRLAHQWRSEEDAILIGKQTAIMDNPQLTSREWPGKNPIRLVIDKNLQVPLSNHIFNAAAKTIIFNEVKTDVVDNIHYIQMEDMHFYLAQKIAFQLYLMDIQSVIIEGGANILNQFLNTNLWDEARIFTSSTSWSDGVSSPNINGSLQETIQIENDKLSIYLNDIK, from the coding sequence ATGAGCGATGAATTTTACGTAAAACGTTGTCTTGACCTGGCGATCTTAGCTTCGGGGAACGTTAGTCCGAACCCGATGGTTGGTTGTGTGATTGTTGTAAACGGCAAAATTATTGGAGAAGGATATCATCAGGAATATGGAAAATCGCACGCCGAACCCAATGCCGTTAAAGCTGTATTTGATCAATATGGAGATGAGGCTGAGGCCATGTTAAAACAGGCAACAGCTTACGTTAACCTGGAGCCCTGTGCACATTTTGGTAAAACGCCTCCATGTGCAGATTTATTGGTAAAACATCAGTTAAAGAAAATAGTTATTGGCAATAGAGATCCTTTTTCAGGGGTTGATGGTAAAGGTATCGAAAAACTAAAAAATGCAGGAATTGAAGTAGTAAGTGGAATTCTGGACGATGATTGCCGTTATTTCAACAGAAGGTTTTTTACCAGGATCGAAAAACAAAGGCCATATATCATTTTAAAATGGGCAGAAACTGCGAATGGTTATTTCGCGACGAAAGATGGTCACCAGAAGTGGATCAGCGGAGCTTTAGCCAAACGTTTGGCACACCAATGGCGTAGCGAAGAAGATGCAATCCTGATTGGCAAACAGACTGCGATTATGGATAACCCACAGTTAACTTCCCGTGAGTGGCCTGGTAAAAACCCCATACGTCTCGTCATCGACAAAAACCTTCAGGTGCCACTAAGCAATCATATCTTTAATGCAGCGGCCAAAACCATTATCTTTAATGAGGTTAAAACAGATGTTGTTGACAATATCCATTATATCCAGATGGAAGACATGCACTTTTATTTAGCACAAAAAATCGCTTTTCAACTTTACCTGATGGATATACAATCTGTAATTATTGAAGGGGGCGCCAATATTTTAAATCAATTTTTAAATACTAACCTATGGGATGAAGCACGTATTTTTACTTCATCTACCAGCTGGAGTGATGGGGTTTCTTCTCCAAACATTAATGGAAGTCTCCAGGAAACCATACAAATTGAAAATGACAAACTCTCTATCTATCTAAACGACATCAAATAA